The Halofilum ochraceum DNA window GTTGTACGTCAGCTCCACGTCGCCGTTGTCGAGGCGCGTGCCCGAGCGGAACTCGGCGCTGGTCTTGGCCTCGAACGAGCGGGCGATCTCCATCATGTCCGCGGCCGTGGGGGCGCCCTTGTCCTCGTCCGGCACGACAATGTCGTCCGCGTTGTCCTCCAGGAACTCCGCGAAATCGCGCTGGCCCATCTTGGCGCCGTTCTTGCCGGTCCAGATCCGCCATTCCTTCGACGGCGGGCACGTGAAGTGCGCCGTGTGGCTGCACCAGGAAGGCCGGTCGCCGTACTCGCCGCTCGTGTGGTAGTCGATCACGCACGTCACGGTGCGGTCCTCGGGCCGGCTGGCGAACAGGACCGATTGGCCGTGGCGCACGAAGCGGCTCACGTAGTCGATGAAGCTGTCCGGTGTGCCGAGCGTGATCGTGTTCTCGATGCGCGCGGGGCGCTCCATGAACTTCTCGACGCTTACGGGCTTGAAGCCTTCATGCTCGGAGCCCGGCAGGACGATGAACGGCTTGCCGCCCTCGGTCTGCTGGATGCCGACCAGGGCCGAGCCGAACTCGAACATTTCCTGCAGGTTTTGGTTGGGAGCCGACGCGTCCGGCTGGTTCTTCTGTCGTTCCGCCATAGATCATGCCTCCTGTGGTTGGCGGATGGGTGGTGCGGGCGGCGCCCGCGGTTAGCTGTTGCTGCCCGGGATGCCCCGCACGGGCTGGTCGCCGGCCGACGGCACGCCGCGCAGCTCCATTTCCCGCTGGCGCGGGTCGTTCCGCATCAGGTCGTTGTCGCCCGTGACGTAGAACAGGGACTCGCCGCGCGGGAGCTTCGGCGGTTTCGCGGTAATCTCCGGCTGGATCGTGATCTGTTCCTCGTTCACCCACTTGTACTTGAGGGTGATCGTGAGCGCCCCCTGCTTGCCGGTGTGCTTTACCTTCGCCAGTACGTCCTCGTGCTCCTCGGTCAGGTCGTCCACGAAGTGGCCGCGCTCCAGCTCGTTGAGGATCTGCGTGAGCGGCCGTTTCTGCTGTTGCTCGGACATGGTCCGTCCTCCGTTGCTTCGGTTGGTGGTCAGCCCTGCTGCGCGCGGGGCCGGGGTTCCTCCTGCGTGTAGCTGAATTGAAGGTCGTCCATTGCGGTTGCCTCGTTCGTGCTGGTGTATTTCAGAAGGGCCCGCCGACGAAGCCGAGCACCCACGCCTTCGGGCATGTGCGCTTGCGGCCGTCGGTGAGCATCACGGTGATGCGCCCGCCGCCGCGGTGGACGCGGTCGACGTAGCACGACAGCGGCCGGTCGGCGCCCGGTACCTCGACGTGGATGCCGTCGCCGGGGCGGAGCTTGAGCGGCCATGTGCCTTTGCGCTGGCCGACGCGCCGCCGGCACTCCCGCGGACCCTGCCCCGGCTTGTGGTAGCGGGCGCTGCGTGTTTTGAGCGGCTCCCGGCGCCGTTTCGGGCGCGGTTCATCGACCACTTCGCCGGGTTCGGGCATGGTCGGGGCGCCGCCCCGCAGGGCGCCGGCCACGGCGTTCATCATGGCTGCGGCCTTGCTGTTGGGGCCGATTACTGCCGATTTCGGATTCATGCTGTCGCTGGCTCCTTCTCCTGCTCGTCGGTCATGGCGAAGTAGACGGCCATACAGGCGTCGACGTCGGCGAGCGCGCTGTGCGCGCCCTCGTACTCCTCGCCGAGGTAGTGCTCGTAGGCTTCGGTGAGCTTCGGCATCCGCCGGCCGGTCTGCATGGCCTTCTGGCCGAGCCGCCCGGTACAGGCCGCGTTGCCGGCCTTCCACGCGTCGGCGAGCTGGTCGCCGTAGTAGCGCTTGAGCGCGATTCGCAGAATCCGCGCGTCGAAGTTCTCGCTGTGGCCGATACGGACCTCCGCGGCCTGCCAGAGGGGGAGCAGGGCATCCAGCGCGACCCGCTCAGGCACGCCGATCTCATATGCCCGCTCGGTCGTGATTCCGTGAATGTCGACCACGTCCTGCGGGATCTCCCACCCGGCCGGCCGGACGATCAGGTCGATCATCTGCACCGTGTTCCGGGTTTCAAGGTCGACCAGGCGCGCGGCGATCTGGACGATATGCGGCTGGTGCTCGCTGTCCGACGGGCTGTGCCAGTCGGGGATACCTGTTGTCTCTGTGTCGTAGATAAGGCCCAGGGGGTTCATGCCGCGGCCTCCGTGTTTTCGTGGTGAATGTCGCCGCCGTCGATCCAGTACGCGGTGACGGAGGCGGGCAGGGCGTTGTTGTCCGGCGCCTGGCGGAACGTGCCGAGCACGATGATCGAGTCGTAGTCGGCCGCGATCGCGTCCAGCCAGCGGATCAGCGGCGTCCGGTTCTGCGGCGAGAGCACGTCGACGCGGTCGTACATGAAGCAGCGCAGGCCCGTGGCGTAGGCCAGCGCCTCCGCCATGAGAATGTCGGCGCGCCACCGCTCCGACTCGCTGGCGAGCGGGTAGGGATGCCCGCCGATGGTGAGCGCGCAGTCGGTGTCGATCTGCACCAGCGGCCAGCCGGTGTGGTGGCTCGACCACGAGAGGCGGTCGTTGATCGGGCGGATCGCCTCGGTGACGAGGTCCGTGGGGATGCCGTCGGGTTTCAGCGCGGCCTCGGCGACGCGGTACTGTTTGGCCGCCTTGTGGGCCTTCGCAGCACGTTCCGTGATACCACTGGCCGAATCGTGCGCTTCGGCCTGCTGATTCAGCTCCTCCAGCGCGGCCAGCGCCTTGTCGTAGCGTTCGAGCAGATACGAGTCGACGCCGAGCGAGTAGAGCGTGGCCTGGACGGGGCGCCCGTTGTCCACGTTTCCGACCTCCTGCTGCAGGCGGGAGCGCTCGTTCTGTGCGCCGCTGATCGCCTGACCGGCGGCTTCCGCTTCCTCCCGGGCGGCCTCCTGGTCGTGCACGGGCTCGTCGCCGCCGTCATGAACGTGGAGCCCCTCGTTGCTGATCGTGAGCGCCTGGCCGCACGAGGGGCAGGGGTGGACGTCCGGGGTTTCCCCGGCGAGCTTCGCCTTCGCCGCCTTCTGGCGCTCATAGGCTTCGGACAGGCGTTCGTCGCGCACCTGTATCTGATCGTCGATCGCCTGCCGGAGCGCGATCTGTACCTCGTTGCGCTCGTTGGCAGCTTCCTCCAGAGCTTCAACGGCCGGCCGCTCCGGCGCGCTCGCCTCCCAATCCTCGGCCTTGTTGGTGCCGTACTGTTCGCCCGTGATCTGGCGCCACTCCTGTTCCTTGTTCTTGGCGTTCTGTTCGGCGTACTGGCGGCCGGCGTCGAAGCCGGAGCGCAGCATGGGCGCGACTTCCTCGGCGACGGTCGCCTCCACGCCGCGCTGCTTGAGCCGCTCGCCGACGTCCTTGGGCTTGGCCTGGATGCCGGTGGCGCGCATGAGCACGCCACGGCGGTCCTTGTCGGCCATCTGCATGAACGGGGTGGCGCCCAGGGCAATGTCGAGCCCTTCGAGCTGCGGCAGGTTGGCGCCCTTGATCTCGTCGCCCTTCGGGAGCTTGAAGCCGGCGACGCCGCCGGTATCGCCGTGGGCCCACGTCACCTTGCCCTGGCCGTTCTTGTGGCCGTGGGTGAGCAGGAGCTTGTAGTCGCCCTTTTTGGTGACGCGCGTGGCGCGGCCAAGCAGGGCGTGGCGGATCACTTCCGCGAGGCTCGACTTGCCGGCCCCGTTGGGACCGGCAATCAGCGTGACGGCCGTGGCCGGCGCCAGATCCAGCGCCGCGAGGCCGAGGTAGGCGGTTGCTTCGATGCGATCAATACGCATGGTGTTGTCCTCCGTGGTCGGGGGCCTCAGTCGAGGCCCATGTCGTTCTGCGCGCCGGAGTCGCCTTCCAGCTCCTTGCTGCGATCCCGGTACGCCTTCTGCGCTTCGGCGAGTGCGTCGCCGGTCAGGTCGCGCGAGGCGTCCATCCGCACGTCCAGCTCCTCGCGGTTCGGCGCCTGGCGGATCGCCTGCACGATCTCGTCGCCCGACGGGCCGCTGTTGTCGCCACTGTCGTTGGCGCTGGCCTCGGCCGCTGGCGCCTCCGGTTCGGCGGCCGGCGCGTCGGCCGTGCTCCAGTCGGACGGGTCGAGGTCGAGGACGTCGTCGTTGTGCTGCATCCCGGCGTCGCCCTGTTCGTCGATCGCAACGGCGCGCTGCAGCTCCACGGACACGGGCAGGTACTTGAACAGGGCCCGGATCGCGGACTTCTTCGCCATTTCGGCGTAGTGGGTGCTCCACGGGCCGCGCTCGTCGGCGGCCTTGGCCTTCGCACCCTTGCGGGACTTGCGGATCGCTTCGATCTTGGCGATCGGGAGCACTTCGAACTGCACGCCGCCGTCTTTCAGCTCGGCGACCGCGTACACGTGCGTCAGCTCGCCCGCGTTCTCGCCTTCATACGGCTTGTGCGTGAGATCCTCGCGCAGGCCGAACTCGTAGTGGAACTCGTCCTGTTCGTAGACCGCGCGGGCCCGCAGGCTCACGATCTGCCCCGAGCGGCGGGCCAGGTCGATCATCCCGCGATAGCCGATGATGAGCTGCACCGTGGTCTGTTCGTTGCGCTTGCCCCGGTTCTCGACGAACGGCAGCAGGTAGCAATGGCCGAGCGCGCCACCGGGCTCGAGTCCGAGCTGGCTGGCCTGGATCACGGCGCCGAACAGCGTTTTGGGATCGGCGTTCAACAGGTCCGGGGTGCGGCGCATTTCCGTCATGGCGATACGCGCCATGCGATCGGCGTCCATGTGGCGCGGCAGGGCGCGCTTGATCTCCGCCTGGTTGTTCTTGAGGAAGTAGTTGATCCCCTTCTGTGCCGGCGGCTGGCTCTGGCCGCCGGCCTGTCCGCGCAGGTTGTCGAGTGTTTCGGTTTGGGCTGCCATTGGGTTACTCCGTGGTTTCTTCAAAGGAACGGAAGCGGCACTGGTTGTGAATCGGGCAGAAGCGGTGATGGCACATCATCGACCGCGGGTTGCCCCACCAAAGGCCGCTCTTGATGATCCCGGCCGCGTATTCCAGCAGGCCGGTCTGCGTGTTGTTGCCGAGCAGCAGGCCGCGCCCGTCGGGGATCGTGCCGATCCCGGCGGCCGGGGTGCCCTCGGTCTTGAGGCCGATGATCTTGCCCGGGGCGATCAGCTCCTCGCCCGTCGTGCGCTGGCCGAGCAGGCCGAGCAGCTCGTA harbors:
- a CDS encoding DUF2303 family protein, whose protein sequence is MAERQKNQPDASAPNQNLQEMFEFGSALVGIQQTEGGKPFIVLPGSEHEGFKPVSVEKFMERPARIENTITLGTPDSFIDYVSRFVRHGQSVLFASRPEDRTVTCVIDYHTSGEYGDRPSWCSHTAHFTCPPSKEWRIWTGKNGAKMGQRDFAEFLEDNADDIVVPDEDKGAPTAADMMEIARSFEAKTSAEFRSGTRLDNGDVELTYNEQTEASANGRTGKVTVPEHFYVLLRPFDGSPAYPIKAKLRYRAKEGMLVLWYDLHRPDLAEEECFLETVQTIEEGTKLSALRYR
- a CDS encoding 3'-5' exonuclease, with the translated sequence MNPLGLIYDTETTGIPDWHSPSDSEHQPHIVQIAARLVDLETRNTVQMIDLIVRPAGWEIPQDVVDIHGITTERAYEIGVPERVALDALLPLWQAAEVRIGHSENFDARILRIALKRYYGDQLADAWKAGNAACTGRLGQKAMQTGRRMPKLTEAYEHYLGEEYEGAHSALADVDACMAVYFAMTDEQEKEPATA
- the recT gene encoding recombination protein RecT, with translation MAAQTETLDNLRGQAGGQSQPPAQKGINYFLKNNQAEIKRALPRHMDADRMARIAMTEMRRTPDLLNADPKTLFGAVIQASQLGLEPGGALGHCYLLPFVENRGKRNEQTTVQLIIGYRGMIDLARRSGQIVSLRARAVYEQDEFHYEFGLREDLTHKPYEGENAGELTHVYAVAELKDGGVQFEVLPIAKIEAIRKSRKGAKAKAADERGPWSTHYAEMAKKSAIRALFKYLPVSVELQRAVAIDEQGDAGMQHNDDVLDLDPSDWSTADAPAAEPEAPAAEASANDSGDNSGPSGDEIVQAIRQAPNREELDVRMDASRDLTGDALAEAQKAYRDRSKELEGDSGAQNDMGLD